The following are from one region of the Magallana gigas chromosome 4, xbMagGiga1.1, whole genome shotgun sequence genome:
- the LOC136275159 gene encoding short-chain collagen C4-like produces MAVLIFLVIFIVQTIAEKRILLNDPSLLQSQIHALERKMEDMVVKYTDLSVKYSDLFTKNNDQSAKYNDLSAKYNTLLTKTNAGGIFFRWGRKDCPANNTELIYSGFAGGSWYDHTGAAAEFVCLPRDPDLTTKFTSGVAYMYGSEYNNNEFGHDAGNDLPCSVCRSTVESSVLMIPGKSSCYDGWSMQYHGDLVAGSYYHKAATQYICLDEHPESLVAGQDDHNGKLFYPVRTSCGSLACPPYHNDRYLTCVVCTK; encoded by the exons ATGGCTGTCTTAATATTCCTTGTGATTTTTATTGTGCAAACGATTGCAGAGAAACGAATTTTACTCAATGATCCATCTTTACTTCAGTCTCAGATTCATGCGTTAGAGAGAAAGATGGAGGATATGGTGGTTAAATACACAGACCTGTCCGTGAAATATTCTGATCTATTCACCAAAAACAACGATCAATCTGCCAAATACAATGACCTGTCAGCCAAATACAACACGCTGCTGACCAAAACTAAcg CCGGAGGAATATTTTTTCGATGGGGAAGAAAAGATTGCCCTGCAAACAACACAGAACTGATTTATTCAG GATTTGCTGGAGGTTCTTGGTACGACCACACCGGAGCCGCTGCCGAATTTGTTTGTCTACCACGTGACCCAGACCTCACTACAAAGTTTACCTCAGGTGTGGCATACATGTATGGATCAGAATACAATAATAATGAGTTTGGCCATGACGCAGGCAATGACCTTCCATGCAGTGTATGTAGGAGCACGGTAGAGTCCAGCGTTCTGATGATTCCTGGTAAATCCTCCTGTTACGATGGCTGGAGCATGCAGTATCACGGGGACCTCGTCGCGGGAAGTTATTACCACAAGGCTGCGACACAGTATATTTGCTTAGATGAACACCCAGAAAGTCTGGTCGCCGGACAAGATGACCATAATGGAAAACTTTTCTACCCTGTGAGAACATCATGTGGATCACTTGCATGTCCACCGTATCACAACGACAGATACTTAACATGTGTTGTTTGtaccaaataa
- the LOC109617341 gene encoding uncharacterized protein, with the protein MAVSIFLATFLVQAFAEKGILLNDKDLLQSQIHALESKREDVVTKKSDLLAKYNDLSSKYTDLTTKYTEQSGKYTDLLTKCNDQSIQFTDLSTKYIDLFTKYNTLLTKSNAGAVFIRWGRKNCPENNTELVYSGFAGGSWPGHKGAAAEFVCLPRDPDLTTKFTSSFAFMYGSEYDVPTTDFGHANGDDLPCSVCRSTVQSSVLMIPGKSSCYDGWTMQYHGDLVAGHHASSAATQYICLDEHPETLTAGHRNDNGKWFYPVKAVCGALACPPYHNGRYLTCVVCTK; encoded by the exons ATGGCGGTCTCGATCTTTCTAGCAACATTTCTCGTGCAAGCATTTGCAGAGAAAGGGATTTTACTGAACGACAAAGATTTACTACAATCTCAAATTCATGCGTTAGAGAGTAAAAGGGAGGATGTTGTGACTAAAAAGTCTGATCTGTTGGCCAAATACAACGATCTGTCATCTAAATACACCGATCTGACCACCAAGTACACTGAGCAATCCGGCAAATACACCGATTTGTTGACCAAGTGCAATGATCAGTCCATTCAATTCACGGATTTGTCGACCAAATACATCGACCTGTTCACCAAATACAACACACTGCTGACTAAAAGCAATG CTGGTGCAGTATTCATACGATGGGGACGGAAAAATTGTCCTGAAAACAACACCGAACTAGTTTACTCAG GGTTTGCTGGAGGTTCTTGGCCAGGCCACAAAGGAGCCGCTGCTGAATTCGTATGTCTTCCACGAGACCCAGACCTCACCACAAAGTTTACGTCAAGCTTTGCATTCATGTATGGATCAGAGTACGACGTTCCCACGACTGATTTTGGCCACGCCAACGGGGATGACCTTCCTTGCAGTGTATGTAGGAGCACTGTACAGTCCAGCGTTCTGATGATTCCTGGTAAATCCTCCTGTTACGATGGATGGACCATGCAGTATCACGGAGACCTCGTGGCGGGACATCACGCAAGTTCTGCCGCAACCCAGTACATTTGTTTAGATGAGCATCCCGAAACTTTGACTGCAGGACATCGTAACGACAATGGAAAATGGTTTTACCCAGTGAAAGCAGTGTGTGGAGCCTTAGCCTGTCCACCATACCACAATGGCAGATACCTAACGTGTGTTGTTTGTACTAAATAA